The sequence CCTTCAGTACGTGCCCGACCTCGCCGGACTTGTACATCGGGTTGAGCGGCACGACGGTGGCGCCGGCCTTCCAGGCGCCGAGCAGCGCCAGGACGAAGTGCGGGGTGTTCTGGAGCATGATCGCGACGCGGTCGCCGCGCCGGAGCCCCTCGGCCGCGAGATGCCCGGCCACGGAGTCGGAGAGCCGGTCGGTCTCCCGGTAGGTGAGGCGCCCGTCGAAGTAGGCGAGGGCGGGGTGCCCGGGGGCGCGGGCGACGGATGCGCGGAAGGCGTGCACCAGGGTCTCGGCCGGGGTGACGGGGGCGCGCTGGGCCGCGCTGAGCAGGGCCACCCAGGGCTTGGCCGCGTACGGGGAGGAGATCATGCGCCGGCCCCCTCCCACTTCCGCTGGAGGTGGTTCATACTGCCCAGCCAGTGGTCGGGGTCCTTGGCGCGGGCCCGGTAGTACCCGGCGACCTCGGGGTGTGGCAGGACCAGGAAGCGGTCCTCGGCCATGGCGTCGAACAGCGCGTCGGCGACCGCCTCCGGCTCGATGGCGCCGGGGGCGAGGACCAGTTCGCCCGCGGAGCCCGCGGCGGTGAGCATGTCCGTACGCACGCCCTGCGGGCAGATCGCGTGGACCTTGAGGCCGCGGTGGCGGTAGGTCAGGGACAGCCACTCGGCGAAGGCGACGGCGCCGTGCTTGGTGACGCTGTACGGTGCCGCGCCGATCATCGTCAGGAGTCCGGCGGCGGAGGCGGTGGTGACGAAGCGGCCGCTGCCGCGCTCCAGCCAGTCCGGGAGCAGGGCCCTGGCGGCGCGGACATGGGCCATGACGTTGACGTCCCAGGCGGCGGCCCAGATCTCCTCGTCGGCGAAGACGTCGCCGGGCGAGGCGAGGCCCGCGTTGGCGCAGTAGATGTCCACCGTGCCGTCGAGGGCGTCACGGGCGGCGTCCACGATGCGGGAGGCGTCGCCGGCGACGGCGGTGGCGCCGATCTCCTCGGCGAGCGGCTCGATCCGGCCGAGGTCGAGGTCGTTGACGACGACCCGCGCACCTTCCGCGGCGAATCTGCGGGCCAGCGCGGCGCCGATACCGCCTCCGGCTCCTGTGACCACCACGCCAGCGCCCTGCACCGTACTCATCGGGTCCCGCCTCTCTCAGCCGACTGCCCCGGCAGACTAACCGGTCGGTATGTCGCCGGGGAAGAGGCCGGGGCCAGGACGGGGAAACTGCCCGGTCCGAGTCGTTCCGCGCGGCCCGCGCGGACGCTAGCGTGCGTGACCATGACAGTCAGCGCGATCATGGAGGTAGCGGAATGAGCCTGTCCAGACGTGGTTTGCTGGCCGCCGGGAGCGCTGTGGGCGCCCTCGCGGCAACGGCGGCCGGGACCGGTCCCGCGGCCGCCCGTCCGGGGCACGGCGGCGGGCACGGCAGGGTCCGCACCGGGTTCGACCGGCTGGCCGCCGACGGCTACCGGACGCTGCGGGGCCAGAAGGTCGGGATCGTCACCAATCCGACCGGTGTCACCGCCGATGTGCGCCACATCGTCGATGTGATGCATCCGGACCCGCGGGTGAACCTGACCGCCGTCTTCGGCCCGGAGCACGGCTTCCGGGGCACCGCGCAGGCGGGAGGCTCGGAGGGCCGGTACGACGACCCGGCGACCGGGCTGCCGGTCTACGACACGTATCTGAAGAGCGGTCAGCCGCTCGCGGACATCTTCACCGCCTCCGGGGTGGACACGGTCGTCTTCGACATCCAGGACGCGGGGGCCCGTTTCTACACGTACATCTGGACGCTGTACGACTGCATGGAGGCCGCCGCGCTCGCGGGCAGACGTTTCGTCGTCCTGGACCGGCCGAACCCGGTGACCGGGCGCGCGGCGCTCGGGCCGGTCCTCGATCCGGCGTTCGCGACGTTCGTGGGCCGCCGGGAGATCGCCCAGGCCCATGGCATGACCGTCGCCGAGCTGGCCCTGTTCTTCAACGCGGAGTTCCTGGCCGAGCGGCCGGCGGAGCTGGACGTGGTCACGATGTCGGGGTGGCGGCGCTCGGACTTCTTCGACGGGACCGGGCTGCCGTGGGTGCCGCCGAGCCCGAACATGCCGACCGCCGAGACGGCCCTCGTCTACTCCGGCACCTGCCTCTTCGAGGGCACGAACCTCTCCGAGGGCCGGGGCACCACGCGGCCGTTCGAGCTGCTGGGGGCGGAGGGCATCGACCACCGCTGGGCGGCCGCCGCCAACGCGCTGGAACTGCCCGGGGTGGCGTTCCGCGAGGCGTACTTCGCCCCGACGTTCTCCAAGTTCCAGGGGAAGACGGTCGGCGGGGTGCAGCTGCACGTCCAGGACCGGGAGGTCTTCGACCCGGTCCGCACCGGCATCGCCCTGCTGGTGACGGCGAAGCGGTCCTGGAGCGGCTTCGCCTGGCGCCCGGACAACTGGATCGACAAGCTCACCGGGAACACCCGGGTCCGCACCATGATCGACGCGGGCGCGGACACCGACGAGGTGGTGGGTGCCTGGCGCGAGGACCTGGCGGCGTTCCGGGCGAAGCGGAAGAAGTATCTGCGGTACGGCGGGTAGGACGGGCGGGTGCCGTCCCCGTGGGTGCCGTCCCCCGCGGGCGGGCGGCGCCCGGCCCGTCGGGGCGCCCACGGGGGGGCAGACCCCCGTCGGGCGGTCGGGCAGCGGACAGTCGGGGCCGGCGGAGCCGCCGGGCGGTCAGACGGTCAGGTCCAGTTCGCCGAGGTACTCGCCGTCGTTCGTCAGCCCGCGCTTGAGGTAACCGAGCCCCAGGTAGAAGTTCTCCGGGCCGCCCTCGCCGGGATGCCAGGTCACCGTGGAGAGCGTCCCGCCGCGCCTGCGGAGCTCCTCGTTCACCGCGCGCACCGCGAAGCGCCCGTAGCCGCGGCCCTGTTCACCGGCGTCGATGGCCAGGCGCCAGAGCCCGGAGCGCGGCGGGGCGTCCGGTACGTCCGCGTCGTAGTCGAAGGGGACGTCGAAGAAGGCCATCACGAAGCCCACGATCCGCTCGCCGTCGCAGATCAGCCGGGGCCAGGCCATGCCGGGGTGCACATACGCCTCGGCCAGCGACTGGGCGACCGGCGCCACGAACGTCGTCTGGTCCGGGCGGACCTGAAGACGGCAGGCGGCGATCACGTTGTCGGGGGTGACCTTCTCCAGGCGCAAGGACGCTGTCATGTACGGCACCCTATCCCCGGACCGGGGAGGCCCGGCCACCGAATATCGCCTGGTCAGGTCGGCGATACCGGGCGGCCGGGCCCCTCCACGAGATCCCTACCGGTGGGAGGGGAACTCCACGACCTGCTGATAGGTCGGCCGGTTCTGCCAGTGGATCGACTTCTGCGAGATCCCGCCCAGCGGGCGGTGGATGATCGCGTCGGAGCACCACTGCTCGCCGGGCCCGCAACTGTCGTCACCGGGATAGACCTCGGTGGCCGGTTCGGCCGCCGCCTGCTTCAGGGTGGCGAGCAGGGCGTCACGGCAGCTGCTCAGGTCGCCGTTGCCGCAGTACGTCTTCGCCAGCGGGCCCTTGACGGGCTGCCCGAGGACCTGGCGCAGATCCTTGTCGGCGAAGCCCCACCAGCCGTACTGGAAGGCGGAACCGCTGTGCGCCCCGCTCGGCCCGTGGGCGGCCGCCGGGGATTCGTCGACGGCGAGGCTGCCGGTCAGGGCGTTGTAGAGGCCGTCGCCCAGGCCGGGCCGGAATTCGGCCTCGATCAGTTTCGGCCACCAGGCGTCCATGATCCGTACCGCGTCCGCGTGGGTGTACGTGTGGGAGCCCTCACCGCTCTCCCTGCGCTGCGATCCGGCCGCCCGCCAGGACTCCAGCTGCTGCACCGCCGCACTGACCTCCGGGTCGGAGACGGGCCGGGAGCGCACCACCTTCAGCAGTTCGGGCAGCAGCCGCTCGCCCCGCAGATCGGTGAGCGCGGCATCGGCCATGGCCCGGGTCAGGGAGGCGCGGGTGACCCCGCCCTCCTCGACGAGCCTCGCCACCCGGTCGTCCAGCAGGTCGCCCCGGTGCACGGCCCCGAAGCCGAAGCCCGCGCTCGCGTAGCCCTCGGCCTGCCGGTTGTTCCAGGAGACGTAGTAGTCCTGGCCGCTGGACTGCGGGTGCTCGGCGTACGGGGTGTAGTCGGCGGTGTTGGCCGCCGGGTCGTAGCCCCGCCACTCGTACGCCCGCTCGGCGCTGATCGGCAGGGCCGGGTCGACGCCCTGCGCCCGGACCGGGTTCATGCCGCTGTTGAAGTAGGCGGCGGTGCGGGAGTCGGCGTAGAACCAGTTGAAGGCGTAGTCGATATGGCTTGCCGCGCGCTGGAAGGAGGCGGCGTCCTTGACCTGTTCGGGGTCGTTGAGCAGCTGGAAGCCGATGATCGAGTCGGCCTCGTGGCGGTAGGTGGTGCGCAGCGAGGTGTACGCGACGGGCTTGCCGGCCACCGTGGCGCGATGGGTGACGATGCCGTAGTTCGTGCGCCACACCCGCATGAGGTAGGAGCCCGCGGCGGTGGAGTCGGCGACGGTCGGCTTCCAGGAGTTGGCGCGCTCCAGTTTCTCCATCGCGGTGCAGGTGCCCCGGTAGAGGTAGTGCGTGGAGTCCTTGGTGGGGGCGCCGCCTCCGGGTTCGCACAGCTCGATGGCGTACGTGTCGGTGATGTCCTGGCCGGCCGAGGTGGCGCTCCAGGCGTAGTCCTGACCGCGGCCCATCTGGATGTACATGCCGACTCCGGCGAAGGAGACGCCCCGGGCGCTGATGCCGGGACCCTGGAGTTCCTGGAGCATCATCAACTGGGGTGCGAAATAGCCGGTCTGCGGTCCGAAGACGGCGATCGGGTTTCCGCTCGCGGTGTGCTTGCCGGAGACCAGCAGGGCGTTGGACATGCCGCGCTTCTCGGCGCCGGTGCCGGAGCCCGGGAGCGAGCCCTCGGGGATGACGCCCTTGTCGTACATGCCCTGGAGCGGTTCGAGGGCGGCCGGGGCCTCGACCGGGTCCTTCCGGTCTGTTCCCGCCGAGCCGGTCCGGTCGTGGATCAGTGGTTCGGGTGTGACGGAGCCCCGGTCGGGAAGGGCGGTGCCGCGGGCGTTGTCCGGCTTGCCCGCGTACGGGAACGCGGTGCCGTCGTGGACGGTGAGCACGGCCTCGGGATCCTCGCGCTGCCGGAACGACTCCCAGACCTTGGTTCCTTCGGCGACGCCGTACTTCTCCTGGGCGGCCAGCAGGGAGAGGGCGGCCTGCACCTCACCGCCTCCGCCACCGCCGAACTGCCCGCCGACGACGGACGCGATCGAGATCAGGTCGGTCAGCCGGAAGGGCTGGATCTCGCCGATGTTGGTGATGGCGTCGATCTTGCCGGTGAGGACGTACTCGCCGGGGAAGTAGCGGCCCTTCTTGGACTTCTCCCGGTAGGCGTTGATCCCGTCGACATACGCCTGGGCGTCGGCCATGGCCTGCTCGCCCTGCGGGCCCTCGGTGGTCCTGATCCGCTCGACCTGGGCTTCGAGGTCGGCCTCGGTGTACGGGGCCTGCGGCCAGAACTGCTGCTCCAGGCCCTGGTTGGCGAGGGCGCCGCCCGCGAACGAGGTCAGTTCGCCGCGCCCGATGTGCCGGAAGAGGTCCATCAGCCAGAGCCGGTCCTGGCCGGCGGCGAACCCGGCGCCGAATTCGGTGCCGTAACGGGTGGTGCCCTTGATGTGGGGGACACCGCTGGCCTTGTCCCGGGTGATGGTGACGTCCTCGCGGGGCGAGATGACGGATTCGATCCGGTCCTTCGCGACCCCGAAGGAGGCGTCGTTGAAGAAGTCGGTCAGCTTCCGGTCGGTGAGAGCGGTGTGCCCGGCCACCAGGCCGTTGTAGCGGTCGAGTTGGTCGTCGCTGTGGGCCGGGTGCGTGCCGAACGCCTTGTTGCCGAGGATCTCGACGAGGGTGGCGTTGCCGTTCTCGCCCGGGGGGAGGATGTCGGCGCACTGCCCCTGGCAGTGATCGGTGACGGGTACGGGTTCCGCCGCCGCGGCCCGGGCCGGTGGCGAGGCCGTCGGCAGGAAGGTACCGAGGGCGAGGGCGGCCGCGACTGCGGCGGCCCTGAATGTGCCGGTGCGTGGGGGCATGCGTGCTCCTCCGAGAGGCCGATGCGCCGGAGGTTACTGGCGGTATCACCCATCAGTAAGGTGAACATCGGTCACCTTCTCCGAATCACCACATGTGCGCACGCCCTCTCACCACCGGGGCGCGCGCCGCCACGCAACCGGTCATCACCCCGGCCCCACGTGGGGTGTCTCAGCCATTGGACGTTTCTCATCTTTCGATGGAGCCGAAACGGGCAGTCGTACGTCCATTCCTTGACGCCGAAGTACGAGTGACGGAGGTGGCAGTGTCATGGCTGGTTTCCGGAGTCTTGCGAGACAGGTCCGCGATCCGCTGGGCGATCTGGCATTGCGGCGGTACTCGCTGCGCAAGTGCCTGGAGAGGTTCGCCCCTTACGGCCACCGGGCGACGTGGCACCATCTGTGCGCCCGGCACGGGATCGGACCCGAGGACCGGGCCCCCGATCCGGTGCGCCTGATGCGCGCGCTGGAGGAGCTGGAGGAGGCGCGGGCCATCTGGCTCGCGTACGAGACGGGGTTCGCGGAGCGCAGGCGGCGCGAGAAGCACGACGGGCGGCGCCGGCCGGCCGCGTTCGACGACTGGCACCGCCGCACCTGGGGCGGCAACGGTGTCGCCCGTTGCGCCGACCCCGGGGTCCATCCGTCCGCACCGCTCGCCGAGGTGCTGCGCCGGCTGATCGCGGCACTGGGGTCGGAGCCCGGGGCGGCCTGCCCGGTCTGCACGGCGACCGGTTTCGCCTGGCGGCAGGACGCCGGCCGGGAGCCGTGGTCGGGGCCGGTCTGCACCGGATGCGGCATCGTGGTGCCGCGGCCCGTGCTGACGGCCGGTGCGCTGGCGAGGGCCCGGCGGATGCGTCACCGGGACCTGGCGTCGGCGGCGTGAGGCGCACCCGGGCCGGGCGGTCCGGGAAGCGACGGTCCGGGAAGCGACGCGGCGCTCACCCGTCCCCGGCGCCGCTGGGGTGGTCGAGCGCCTCCAGGGCGGGCCACCGGTCGTCGCAGGGCAGTCCGAGCACTTCGACCCGGAGGAGGAGTGCCGGGTCGGCGCCCACTGCGCGCAGTCGGTCCGGGGCCTGCTCATGCACCCATGCCCGCAGCTCCGCGACGGGCTCGTCCCGTCCGTGATCGGCCCACCAGCCCAGCGGCCACTCGTCGACGATGAGGTCGTCGATGTACCGCTCCACACAGACGAGCAGATGGGCGTCGGCGGACCCGCCGTACCCCTCGGCCGCCCAGATCGCGAGAAAGGGAGTGAGGGTGCTGAGCGAGGTGACACAGGACTGGAGCACGTCGTGGCAGGTGGTTCCCCCGCCGGACTCCTCCGGCGGGGTCCGCAGCACCTGGGTGAACCACGCCTCGAAGAAGCCGTGGACGGCCTCCCGCTGCTCGGCCGGCCAGCGGCCCCAGCGGGTACGGCCCAGGGCGTTCAGCCCGCCGTAGGCGCCGTCCACCCCACCCGCCACGAGGAGTTCCACCAGGTCGGGCAGCAGACGGCGCATCGACGCGTCCAGATCGTCGAAATGGTCGGCCACCTCGGCCGCGTACCTGCTCAGGACGTCGGGCGGTACCGGTACGTCAGGGGTGCGCAACAGCGCGGTCTCCCCAGGCAGATGGCACCGACCGCAACCGGTCTCCGTCGGACTCGTCATTCCGGCGAAGACCGTGCGTACCCGGGCGACGGCCAGGTCGAGGGGGCGCGAGGTCACTGGGACCCTCCGGAGGGGACTCCGGTACGCGGCATGCGCCGGCCGAAGAGCGCGACACTACCGGACGCGCACCCCTTCGCGCTCCCCCGCGCCCCCAGGCTCCGACTGCCCCTAACAGTCCGGCGGTTGCGGGCAGTTCTGATCCTGGCCGCCCTCCGACGCCGTGCCGCCGCCCCGCTGCGTGCTCCCGCCGGGCTCCGCGTCACCACCGGGCTCCGCCTCACCAGCGGGCTCGTCCCCGCCGCCGGGCTTCTCCCCGCCGTCGGACGGCTTGCGCTCGGGCATCAGACGCGAACCGGTGATCCGGTCACCGGAGATGTCGTTGGGATTGGAGAGCACACAGGTCTCCAAGGACAGACATCCGCAGCCGATGCAGTCGGTCAGATGGTCGCGCAGCCGGGCCAACTGGGCGATGCGCTCGTCCAGTTCGCCGTGCCACGCCCGGGAGAGCCTGGCCCAGTCGTCCCGGTTCGGGGTTCGCCCCTCGGGCAGTTCGGCCAGTGCGTCCCTGATGGTGGCGAGCGGGATGCCGACGCGTTGCGAGGCGCGCACGAACGCCACCCGGCGCAGGGCGTCCCTGGTGTAGCGGCGCTGATTGCCACTGGTACGGCGGCTGCTGATCAGGCCCTTGGACTCGTAGAAGTGCAGGGCGGAAACCGCGGCCCCGCTGCGCGCGGAGAGCTGGCCGACCGTGAGTTCATGGAGTGTCTGTGGGATCTGTGGCACTCCTCAAACCCTACTGGTCCCACCTCGAACCTCGCCTCCCTCTTCGAAAACCCTGCCGATCAACCGCGAGTCGCCGACGGCGCCCCGCACTCCGGACGCGCCGTCGTTGACAGGACCGCACCACCCGAAGGATGCTGAGCAAGCGCTTAGACATCGAGCCGCGAGGCGCCGCATGAAGGCACAGAGCCGGAAGGCAGGGACCGGAACCATGGCAGAGCCGAAGATCTTCACATCCGCACAGGAGCTGCGCGACGGGGTGGGCGAGCAGCTGGGTCACAGCGACTGGCTGGAGATCGACCAGAAGCGGATCGACCGGTTCGCCGAGGCGACCGGTGACCACCAGTGGATCCATGTGGACCCCGAGCGGGCCGCGGGCGGGCCGTTCGGCACGACGATCGCGCACGGCTATCTGACACTGTCCCTGCTGCCCGCCCTCGTACCGCAGGTCATGCGGGTCGAGGGCATGAAGATGGGCATCAACTACGGATCCAACAAGGTCCGCTTCCCCTCGACCGTCCCGGTGGGCTCACGACTGCGCGCCACGGCCGTGCTCAAGAGCGTCGAGGAGGCGGGCGGGGGCGTCCAGGTCACCGCGCTGGTCACCGTCGAGCGCGAGGGCGGCGACAAGCCGGCCTGCGTCGCCGAGTCGGTGTCGCGCTACTACTTCTGAGCCACCGCGCACACCCGCCGGGGTCGCGGAACCACTACTTCTGGGCACCGACCATGCGCAGCACGAGGTCGGCGTAGAGCTCGCCGACCTCGTCGGGCGTCCGGCTCCCCTGCGCGTTGAACCAGCGCGCCACGTCGATGCAGAGCGACAGCACCGCGAGCGTGGTGCCGGGGACATCGGGAACGTCGAACTCCCCCGCCCGTACGCCCTCGCTGATGATCCGGCGCACCACGGCGTCGCTCTTGCGGCGCAGCTCGACGATCTCGGTGCGGTGCTCGTCACCGAGGGCGTCCAGCTCGTACTGCACGACGCGTGCGGTGGTGTGCCGTTCGGCGTGCCAGCGGACGAAGGAGCGGACCGCTCCGGCGAGCCGCTCGGCCGCGGTGCCGTCCCGGTCGGCCTCCGCCTCCAGGACGTACAGGGCCCGGTCATGGCCGATCTTGCTGATCCGGTGGAGCAGCTCCTCCTTGGTCTTGTAGTGGATGTAGAGCGCGGCCGGGCTCATCCCGGCACGGCCGGCGATGTCGCGGGTGGTGGTCGCGTGGTACCCGCGCTCGGCGAACGCGTCGACGGCGGCGACGAGGAGCCGCCTGGCCGCCTCGGGCGTCACCTCACCCCACGGGGTGTCGTCACCGTCCATCTCCTGCGCCGTACTCATCGCCACGTACCCCTCTCCGTCAGCGGACGAACACCATACCCCGAACCTGAGCAAGCGCTTAGAGTCCGGGGCTCCGGATGCCGAGGCCGAGGTCAGAGCTTCTGGAAGGGGTCGTGCTCGGCGAGGATCTTCTCCAGTCGCGCCTGGTCGACGCGGCTGATGAGCTGCCCCGCCTCCTGGCGGTCCCTGATGACCTTGGCCAGTGTGAAGCACGACGTGACGAGGTAGAGCACGCAGATGGCGAGGAAACCGCGCACCCACGCGTCGGCGTCGAGGAAGTAGATGCCGAGGGCCACCGCACCCATCGCCACCCCGAAGGATGCGACGGCCTGGCCGTAGAAGGCCGCGGTGCTGTGCTGCTTGACCGATGTCGTCTCACTCATGCCGCACAGCATCCGCCGGCATGGCGTTCGCCACATCCGCATCCGTACTCAGCCCGGTACTCAGACGCCCGTTCGAGTGATGGCCGTCCGGAATCGGTCAGAAGGCGGAGACCCCGGTCAGCGCCCGGCCGATGATCAGCTTCTGGATCTGGCTGGTGCCCTCGTAGAGCGTCATCACACGGGCGTCGCGCAGCAGCTTGCCGACCGGGTACTCGTCGATGTAGCCGTAGCCGCCGAAGACCTGGAGGGCGTTGTTGGCGGCGCGTACGGCCGCCTCGGAGGCGAAGAGCTTCGCCGTGGAGGCGGCCGTGGCGAATTCCTCGCCCCGGTCGATGAGGTCGGCGACCCGCCAGGTCAGCAGCCGGGCGGCGTCGACGTCCACGGAGATGTCGCTGATCAGCTCCTGGACCAGCTGATAGCTCGCGATGGACTTGCCGAACTGCTCGCGCTCGCCCGCGTACCGCAGGGCGGCGTCGAGTGCCGCCCGGGCGATGCCGACGCAGCCCGCCGCGACCGACATCCGCCCCTTGGCCAGGGCGGACATGGCGAGGGAGAAGCCCTTGCCCTCCGGCCCCATGAGCGCGGCGGCGGGCACCCGGACGCCCTCCAGCACCAGCTCGGCCGTGGCCTGGCCACGCAGACCGAGCTTGCCGTGGATGGTGCGGCGGGTGAGGCCGGGGCTGTCCGCGGGGACCAGGAAGGCGGAGATCCCCTTGTGGCCAGGGGTGTCGTTGGTGCGGGCGAAGAGCAGCACCACATCGGCCCAGGTTCCGTTGGTGATGAACATCTTGGTGCCGTTGATGACGTAGTCGCCGCCGTCGCGGACGGCCCTCGTCGTGAGGTTCCCGGCGTCGGAGCCGGTCCCCGGCTCGGTGAGGGCGAAGCAGCCGATCGCCTCGCCCGCGGTGAGAGGCGGGAGCCACCGGCGCTTCTGCTCCTCGGACCCCCAGGACGCGATGGTCTTGGCGACCAGGCCGAGCGAGACGGACACGATGCCGCGGACCGCGGAGTCCCCACGCCCCAGCTCCTCGGTGACCAGGCAGTACGAGAGATGGTCACCGCCCGAGCCGCCGTACTCCTCGGGAACGGTGAGCCCGAGGAAGCCGAGCGCACCCAGCTTCCCCACGATCGACTTGTCGACGCTCTCGGCGCGGTCCCACTCGACGGCATGAGGAGTGACCTCACGGGCGACGAAGTCCTCGGCCAGCCGCCGGACGGCTTCCTGCTCCTCGCTGAGCTCCAGGTTCATCGGACGGCACCCCACTTTTAATTAGCACTGCTAGTTTCTTGCTCGCAGGCCCTACTATGAGCCGCATGGCCCGACCGCGCAAGCCCCTCCTCAGCAGAGACCGCATCGTCGGGACGGCGAGCGCACTCGTGGACTCCGAGGGGCTGGACGCCGTCTCCACCCGCCGTCTGGCGGCCGAGCTGGGGGTCAGCGGACCCTCGCTCTACAACCACTTCCGCAACAAGGACGAGATCCTGGACGCGGTCGCCGACGCCGTCTCCGCCCAGGTCGACCTGTCGATGTTCGACGCGTCCGACCCCCGGGACTGGCGCGAGGCCCTGCACGACTGGGCCGTCTCCTACCGCGCGGCGCTCACCGAGCACCCGCACATCGTCCCGGTCCTCGCGCAGGGCCCCGGCCGTCGGCCGGCCGGTCTGCGGGTCGCCGACGCGGTGTTCGGCGGGATGGTCGGGGCGGGCTGGCCGCCCGCCCAGGCCACGTACATCGGGGCACTGATGCGCTACTTCATCACCGGTTCGGCACTGGGCTCCTTCGCCCGCGGTTTCGTCGACGACGAGACCGCGTACGACCCGGCGGACTACCCGCACCTCGGCCAGGCCCACCTGCTGGCGGACCGCCGCCAGCAGGTGGACGAGGGCGCCTTCGGGACCGGGCTGCGGGCCCTGCTGGACGGGCTCGCGCTCCAGTACGAGCAGGTGGTCCGCGCCGGGGCGGCGACGGTTCGGCCCACACCGAACCGTTCCTGACGCATCCTGGACCGTATGGCACGCCCGACACCGCACGATCCGGCCGCTCCGCGCCTCGCCGCGCTGGCCACGCTGCTCGCCGACGAGACCCGCGCCTCCTTCTGCCTCGCCCTGCTCGACGGGCGCGCCTGGACGGCCGGTGAGCTGGCCCGGTACGCCCGGGTCGCCCCTTCGACCGCCAGCGAGCACCTGGGCAAGCTGGTGGCGGGCGGGCTGCTGGCCGAGGAACGGCAGGGCCGTCACCGCTATGTACGGCTGGCCGACGAACGCGTCGCGCACCTCGTCGAGGAGCTGGCCGCCCAGGTGATGCCCGACGCGCCGGAACAGCCGCGCACCCTGCGCGCGGCGAGCATGAGCAGTGCCCTGGCCCGGGGGCGCACCTGCTACGACCATCTCGCGGGCCGGCTCGGCATCAGGATCACCGAGGCGATGGCCGAACGCGGGCTGCTGCGTCAGGACACCGGCTTCGCCCTCACCGACGAGGGCCTGGGCTGGTTCGACGCGCTGGGCATCAGCCTCCGTTCGACGTCCCGGCGGCCGCTCGTACGCAGCTGTCTGGACTGGACGGAACGCCGCCCGCACCTGGCGGGCGTCGCGGGCGCCGCGCTGTGCCGGCACGCGCTGGACAACGGGTGGTGCGTACGGATCGGGTCGGGGCGCGCGGTACGGGCGACGCCGGACGGACAGCGGGCGCTGTCGGGGCTGCTCGGCATCGAGGCGTCGGCGCTCGACTGACGACCGGCGCGGGACCGGCGGCCGCGTGACCGGCCGGCCCACGACGGGCCGCCGCGTGACGAGCCGAGCGACCGGCCGGCCGACGATTGACCGAGGACGACAATTCGGTGGGGGCCGCAACGTCACGGCCGTAGCGTCGTGGTCATGA is a genomic window of Streptomyces sp. NBC_01237 containing:
- a CDS encoding acyl-CoA dehydrogenase family protein, giving the protein MNLELSEEQEAVRRLAEDFVAREVTPHAVEWDRAESVDKSIVGKLGALGFLGLTVPEEYGGSGGDHLSYCLVTEELGRGDSAVRGIVSVSLGLVAKTIASWGSEEQKRRWLPPLTAGEAIGCFALTEPGTGSDAGNLTTRAVRDGGDYVINGTKMFITNGTWADVVLLFARTNDTPGHKGISAFLVPADSPGLTRRTIHGKLGLRGQATAELVLEGVRVPAAALMGPEGKGFSLAMSALAKGRMSVAAGCVGIARAALDAALRYAGEREQFGKSIASYQLVQELISDISVDVDAARLLTWRVADLIDRGEEFATAASTAKLFASEAAVRAANNALQVFGGYGYIDEYPVGKLLRDARVMTLYEGTSQIQKLIIGRALTGVSAF
- a CDS encoding ArsR/SmtB family transcription factor, which encodes MARPTPHDPAAPRLAALATLLADETRASFCLALLDGRAWTAGELARYARVAPSTASEHLGKLVAGGLLAEERQGRHRYVRLADERVAHLVEELAAQVMPDAPEQPRTLRAASMSSALARGRTCYDHLAGRLGIRITEAMAERGLLRQDTGFALTDEGLGWFDALGISLRSTSRRPLVRSCLDWTERRPHLAGVAGAALCRHALDNGWCVRIGSGRAVRATPDGQRALSGLLGIEASALD
- a CDS encoding TetR/AcrR family transcriptional regulator, translating into MARPRKPLLSRDRIVGTASALVDSEGLDAVSTRRLAAELGVSGPSLYNHFRNKDEILDAVADAVSAQVDLSMFDASDPRDWREALHDWAVSYRAALTEHPHIVPVLAQGPGRRPAGLRVADAVFGGMVGAGWPPAQATYIGALMRYFITGSALGSFARGFVDDETAYDPADYPHLGQAHLLADRRQQVDEGAFGTGLRALLDGLALQYEQVVRAGAATVRPTPNRS